The Nicotiana tabacum cultivar K326 chromosome 14, ASM71507v2, whole genome shotgun sequence genome contains a region encoding:
- the LOC142168823 gene encoding uncharacterized protein LOC142168823: protein MGTNGQTTYVVLSSTPTPSTPVATGSITNSLVDSAHPYYLHTSDYPGMNLVSSAFDGRAYGGWRRAIVIALSAKNKLGFIDGTLALPDADYGLQRAWSRCNDMVLSWLLNSVSKEIAESVLYSQSANDLWNDLED from the coding sequence ATGGGAACTAATGGACAAACCACTTATGTAGTCCTTTCTTCAACTCCAACCCCATCTACGCCTGTTGCAACTGGTTCTATTACTAACTCTTTGGTTGATTCAGCTCACCCTTACTATTTGCATACTTCTGATTACCCAGGTATGAACCTGGTATCTTCAGCTTTTGATGGAAGAGCGTATGGAGGGTGGAGACGAGCTATAGTAATAGCTTTGTCTGCTAAGAACAAACTAGGGTTCATTGATGGAACCCTAGCTCTTCCTGATGCAGATTATGGACTTCAGAGGGCTTGGTCAAGGTGCAATGATATGGTCCTTTCATGGCTTCTCAACTCAGTATCAAAGGAGATAGCAGAGAGTGTCTTGTATTCTCAGAGTGCAAATGACCTTTGGAATGACCTGGAAGACTAA